One window of the Chryseobacterium sp. CY350 genome contains the following:
- a CDS encoding SdrD B-like domain-containing protein yields MRKIFVLSGIIFSLSANAQRAVSKIYSDFNGFWESSSSVQPNNSHNLLGFVWDADGSGTVHSPVTYSTGVNDAALVAANVNFQTGTFISLPIYNIPPPGGSTFIGVGQNFGGNGNISPVPVHNNMVEYLSDGLNGLGLGSAIFNIPQGTSISLNTMGIVPASIGDGIPDLIFTQMGSPSAANDTFYFQDINGNMVGSMYSVAFTSVPSIGSACWKFYNANVTPPAYNLGVSVTSGCSRDIRVLAADWSEFGLTSANYGQAVKLIQSFSGTSDLAFIGAYNEESITFAASVAGTVYNDNNAGTPDGNGYSGATVKLYNNGTEIRTTTTNTAGFYFFDNINTNTYQGPYTVELVVPSGFTLVGNSNGTLTNSSSVVLANGTSMGNNFAINQPPVATNDVVSAHKNLNKVFSIISNDTDPNSGTLIPSSINLVPPSGAANISTVNGNIKGFSVSGQGTWIVDNNGIMTFTPVQNFFNTASVVNYTIRDNANLVSNLASITINVDYCMKPGLSGTPDGYTQMGISTQSSRYRNWPAGSNKAEGGIPNGFLALESLSKGMVITRIANTNLITNPRKGMIVYDIGSACTKLYNGTVWNCIKRTCND; encoded by the coding sequence ATGAGAAAAATATTTGTACTATCGGGAATTATCTTTTCACTATCAGCCAATGCACAGCGTGCAGTTTCAAAGATCTACTCAGATTTTAATGGCTTTTGGGAAAGTTCCAGCTCTGTACAACCAAATAATAGTCATAATTTGCTTGGATTTGTATGGGATGCAGATGGCTCCGGTACAGTACACAGTCCAGTAACCTACTCTACAGGAGTGAATGACGCAGCGTTGGTGGCTGCAAATGTAAACTTTCAGACGGGAACCTTTATTTCCTTACCTATCTACAATATTCCGCCTCCCGGTGGAAGTACATTTATCGGTGTGGGACAAAATTTTGGTGGGAACGGAAACATTTCGCCGGTTCCTGTTCATAATAATATGGTGGAATATCTCTCCGACGGTCTTAATGGCTTAGGCCTTGGATCAGCCATTTTTAACATACCTCAGGGAACAAGTATTAGCTTAAATACGATGGGTATCGTCCCCGCATCTATTGGAGACGGTATTCCAGATCTTATATTCACTCAGATGGGATCTCCCTCTGCTGCCAATGATACTTTTTACTTTCAGGACATCAACGGAAATATGGTAGGATCAATGTATTCTGTAGCATTTACTTCTGTTCCAAGTATAGGTAGTGCGTGCTGGAAGTTTTATAATGCTAACGTCACTCCGCCGGCATACAATCTGGGCGTTTCCGTTACATCCGGATGTAGCAGGGACATCAGGGTTCTAGCAGCCGACTGGTCAGAATTCGGATTAACGTCAGCAAATTACGGTCAGGCAGTAAAACTTATTCAGTCATTTTCCGGCACCTCAGACCTTGCTTTTATTGGCGCCTACAACGAAGAATCTATCACCTTTGCTGCCAGTGTAGCCGGGACTGTTTACAACGATAATAATGCAGGAACACCAGACGGAAACGGATATTCGGGTGCCACAGTGAAGCTTTATAACAATGGTACCGAGATTAGAACAACAACGACTAATACGGCAGGATTTTATTTCTTCGACAATATCAACACCAACACTTATCAGGGACCTTATACGGTGGAACTCGTTGTGCCATCAGGTTTTACACTGGTTGGAAATAGCAACGGTACGCTTACCAATTCTTCTTCTGTGGTCTTGGCAAACGGTACCTCAATGGGAAATAACTTTGCAATCAATCAGCCACCTGTCGCAACCAACGATGTTGTATCAGCGCATAAAAATTTAAATAAAGTATTCAGTATTATCAGCAATGATACAGATCCAAATTCTGGTACGCTCATCCCATCAAGTATCAATTTGGTCCCTCCATCCGGAGCCGCTAATATCAGCACAGTGAATGGAAATATTAAAGGCTTTTCTGTGAGCGGACAAGGTACCTGGATTGTTGATAACAACGGCATAATGACTTTTACGCCTGTACAGAATTTTTTCAATACAGCCTCGGTGGTCAATTACACAATTAGAGATAATGCCAATCTGGTTAGTAATTTAGCATCAATAACAATAAATGTTGACTATTGCATGAAACCCGGTTTGTCTGGAACGCCTGACGGATATACACAGATGGGAATTTCTACCCAATCCTCAAGATACCGGAATTGGCCTGCAGGTTCTAACAAAGCAGAAGGAGGAATTCCCAACGGCTTCTTAGCTCTCGAATCTTTATCTAAAGGAATGGTGATTACCAGGATTGCAAATACCAATCTGATTACCAATCCGCGGAAAGGAATGATCGTTTATGATATTGGTTCTGCGTGTACGAAGCTTTATAACGGTACTGTCTGGAACTGTATTAAGAGAACTTGTAACGACTAA
- a CDS encoding cold-shock protein: MQQGTVKFFNETKGFGFITPSTGGQDVFVHTSGLVDNIRENDVVTFDLQNGNKGVNAVNVKIA; encoded by the coding sequence ATGCAACAAGGAACAGTAAAATTCTTTAACGAAACTAAAGGATTTGGTTTTATCACTCCATCAACTGGTGGACAAGACGTTTTCGTACACACTTCAGGTTTAGTAGATAATATTCGTGAAAATGATGTCGTAACATTCGATTTACAAAATGGAAACAAAGGGGTGAATGCAGTGAACGTTAAAATAGCGTAA
- a CDS encoding TetR/AcrR family transcriptional regulator — protein sequence MDKKEERLNKILETTIDLLIKEGAENLSMRKVAKNAGLSLSNLQYYYKDKNLLLIATVEFYFESCKNELSQAIKLLSSDSAPDKNVFLEKILNMLLVDGRTSHQTLMFQEIWTLAARNKELQVAVETYYKTYCLWLIDLVSKFCKNPDEIVSFLIPFVEGYTIVSNVIPLKKDGVIEMMVKLISIVEK from the coding sequence ATGGACAAAAAAGAAGAGCGTTTAAATAAGATTTTAGAAACAACAATAGATCTTCTTATCAAAGAAGGAGCAGAAAATCTCTCGATGAGAAAAGTAGCAAAAAATGCCGGTTTGTCTTTAAGTAATCTTCAGTATTATTATAAAGATAAAAATCTTCTTTTAATTGCCACCGTAGAATTTTACTTTGAAAGTTGCAAAAATGAACTTTCCCAAGCTATAAAACTTTTGAGTTCAGACAGCGCACCGGATAAAAATGTTTTTCTGGAAAAAATACTGAATATGTTACTGGTAGATGGTAGAACCAGTCATCAGACTTTGATGTTTCAGGAAATCTGGACTTTAGCAGCTAGAAATAAAGAATTGCAGGTTGCTGTAGAAACTTACTACAAAACATATTGCCTGTGGTTGATCGATTTAGTCTCAAAATTCTGTAAAAATCCTGATGAGATTGTAAGTTTTCTTATCCCATTTGTAGAAGGCTATACGATTGTTAGCAATGTGATCCCTTTAAAAAAAGATGGAGTAATAGAAATGATGGTAAAACTGATCTCCATAGTGGAGAAGTAA
- a CDS encoding saccharopine dehydrogenase NADP-binding domain-containing protein, giving the protein MESQEKRILIIGGYGQVGSNIARLIRKNDSYVEIILAGRSPKNGELLVKELTNAKTAYINLEEGFDLNKFQKIDLIISALSDHTNILRETAISNRIACITVSEVADQISTTAFLALHKTITAPIVFAGHWQAGLLTLVVKHLAAKFSNITSIETAGLYDEKDPVGPLVKNEVTGFVGRALIRQDRNWLHVDAKTNTRVIDLYNGESAIGHPMGTLDVPSIAAFTDAANIRFDFVIGNSIGSTKGIGASHDLYIEIEGTLVSGEKKNLRTIVSGPKGNSHLTAVGIYLITEKILGFNGRSVQKTGGLYLPETIISEENIIKRLAEFGIQTYEDIS; this is encoded by the coding sequence ATGGAATCACAGGAAAAAAGAATCTTAATTATTGGCGGGTACGGCCAAGTGGGAAGCAATATTGCAAGGCTGATCAGAAAAAACGACAGCTACGTTGAAATTATTCTTGCAGGAAGAAGTCCCAAAAATGGCGAACTTCTGGTTAAAGAATTAACAAATGCTAAAACCGCCTACATCAATCTTGAGGAAGGTTTTGATTTAAATAAATTTCAAAAAATAGACCTTATCATATCTGCATTGAGTGATCACACCAATATCTTAAGAGAAACTGCTATTTCAAACAGAATTGCCTGCATCACGGTAAGCGAAGTGGCTGATCAGATTTCTACTACGGCATTTCTCGCATTGCACAAAACAATAACTGCTCCGATTGTCTTTGCCGGGCATTGGCAGGCGGGATTGCTGACTCTTGTAGTAAAGCATTTGGCAGCAAAATTTAGCAATATTACATCCATTGAAACAGCAGGATTATATGATGAAAAAGATCCCGTAGGTCCATTAGTGAAGAACGAGGTCACAGGTTTTGTCGGTAGGGCATTAATTCGTCAGGATAGAAATTGGCTGCATGTAGATGCAAAAACCAATACAAGAGTGATTGATTTATACAACGGTGAATCTGCTATAGGTCATCCAATGGGCACACTTGATGTTCCCAGCATCGCTGCATTTACAGATGCTGCAAATATCAGATTTGATTTTGTTATCGGAAATTCTATCGGAAGTACTAAAGGAATCGGAGCTTCACATGATCTTTATATAGAAATTGAAGGAACTTTGGTATCGGGCGAAAAGAAAAATCTTCGTACAATAGTTTCCGGACCAAAAGGAAATTCTCACCTCACAGCAGTTGGTATTTATCTTATTACCGAGAAAATATTAGGTTTTAACGGACGTTCTGTGCAAAAAACGGGAGGTCTTTATCTTCCTGAAACAATTATTTCAGAGGAAAACATCATTAAACGTCTGGCAGAATTCGGGATTCAAACCTATGAAGATATTTCTTAA
- a CDS encoding nuclear transport factor 2 family protein — protein sequence MKKILIIIPLFLLFNIDAQTKSNHIKQQKIMNNTTILNTANENVSKGDYESFLAYCTSDTKWVFVGERILNGKEEVRAYMKEFYVEPPVFDVKLAIEDGDFVTVTGNISLKNKNGKFEHFDYCDIWRFENGKIAELKAFVIEKKP from the coding sequence ATGAAAAAAATATTGATCATTATACCACTTTTTCTCTTATTCAACATTGATGCACAGACAAAAAGTAACCATATAAAACAACAGAAAATTATGAACAACACAACAATCCTCAACACAGCGAATGAAAATGTATCAAAAGGCGATTACGAAAGTTTTTTAGCTTATTGTACCTCTGATACAAAATGGGTATTTGTAGGCGAGCGGATTCTGAATGGAAAAGAAGAAGTGCGTGCTTATATGAAAGAATTTTATGTCGAACCACCTGTATTTGATGTAAAACTGGCTATAGAAGATGGCGATTTTGTTACAGTGACGGGTAATATTAGCTTAAAAAATAAAAACGGAAAGTTTGAACACTTTGATTATTGTGATATCTGGAGATTTGAAAACGGAAAAATTGCAGAGTTAAAAGCATTTGTCATTGAAAAGAAACCATAA
- a CDS encoding alpha/beta fold hydrolase → MSTLKLKDGTEIFYKDQGEGPTLMFHHGWPLSSDDWDAQVIFFLQRGYRVVTHDRRGHGRSSQNIYNHTIDQYASDAAELVEFLDLKDVVHIGHSTGGGEVIRYVAKYANGRAKKAVLISAVPPIMVASDSNPDGVPMSVFDGIRDQTLNNRNQFYIDLTFPFYGYNREGADVKEGVQRNWWRQGMMGGIVAHYDGIKAFSETDQTEDLKNTDIPVLVLHGEDDQIVPYQNAALKSIKLLKNGTLKTYPGFPHGMPTTEAPTINKDLLEFIEA, encoded by the coding sequence ATGAGCACACTTAAATTAAAAGACGGAACAGAGATTTTTTACAAAGACCAAGGCGAAGGACCAACTTTGATGTTTCACCACGGATGGCCTTTATCATCAGACGATTGGGATGCACAGGTGATTTTCTTTCTGCAAAGAGGTTACAGAGTGGTGACGCATGACAGAAGAGGTCACGGCCGTTCAAGCCAGAATATTTACAACCACACGATCGATCAATATGCGTCTGACGCCGCAGAACTGGTGGAATTCCTTGACCTGAAAGATGTAGTTCACATCGGTCACTCTACAGGTGGTGGCGAAGTGATCCGTTATGTAGCGAAATATGCGAATGGAAGAGCGAAAAAAGCGGTTTTAATCAGCGCTGTTCCGCCGATTATGGTGGCAAGTGACAGCAATCCTGATGGGGTTCCGATGTCGGTTTTTGACGGTATCAGAGATCAGACTCTGAACAACAGAAATCAGTTTTACATTGATTTAACTTTCCCTTTCTACGGCTATAATAGAGAAGGTGCAGACGTGAAAGAAGGTGTGCAGAGAAACTGGTGGAGACAGGGAATGATGGGCGGAATTGTAGCGCATTACGACGGAATCAAAGCGTTTTCTGAAACCGATCAGACTGAAGATTTGAAAAACACCGACATTCCAGTTTTGGTACTTCACGGTGAAGATGACCAGATTGTGCCTTACCAAAATGCAGCTTTGAAATCTATCAAATTACTGAAAAACGGAACTTTAAAAACATACCCTGGTTTCCCTCACGGAATGCCGACTACGGAAGCTCCGACGATTAATAAAGATCTTTTGGAATTTATTGAGGCTTAA
- a CDS encoding DsbA family protein, whose product MSLKPNVSQTDHAQGNLDADLVIVEYGDYQCPYCGAAYPVLKELMKEFGIQIKFVFRNFPLSEMHQYARPAAIAAEAANLQGKFWEMHDAIYENQRDLNENLLMKLAEQLKLNIPQFEKDLESTELADKVDSDFESGIMSGVNGTPSFFVNGKKFDGGAENLLELVRENVK is encoded by the coding sequence ATGTCACTAAAACCAAATGTCAGCCAGACTGACCACGCACAAGGTAACTTAGACGCCGACCTCGTTATCGTAGAATACGGAGATTATCAATGTCCATATTGTGGTGCTGCTTATCCGGTTCTGAAGGAATTGATGAAAGAATTTGGAATCCAGATCAAATTTGTTTTCAGAAACTTTCCTTTATCTGAAATGCACCAATATGCAAGACCGGCGGCTATCGCAGCGGAGGCGGCCAATCTTCAGGGGAAATTCTGGGAAATGCACGATGCGATTTACGAAAACCAAAGAGATCTAAATGAAAACTTACTGATGAAACTGGCGGAACAGTTAAAACTGAATATTCCTCAATTTGAAAAGGATTTGGAAAGTACGGAACTTGCCGACAAAGTAGATTCAGATTTTGAAAGCGGAATTATGAGCGGCGTGAACGGAACACCTTCTTTCTTTGTGAATGGAAAGAAATTCGATGGTGGCGCGGAAAATCTATTAGAACTGGTACGGGAAAACGTGAAATAA
- a CDS encoding redoxin domain-containing protein, producing MLQKNDVAPDFTLYATPDQKIKLSEFKGKNVILAFYPADWSPVCSDQMALYNETLKFFKKYDAELFGISVDSKWCHLAFSQSRNLHFPLLADFEAKGEIAKQYGVYDEEEGECKRALFVINKDGIIEWSYLSPTAINPGADGILEALETLNTK from the coding sequence ATGTTACAAAAAAATGATGTTGCTCCAGATTTCACCCTGTACGCAACTCCTGACCAGAAAATTAAGCTTTCCGAATTCAAAGGAAAAAATGTGATTCTCGCTTTTTATCCCGCCGACTGGAGTCCGGTTTGCAGCGACCAAATGGCTTTGTATAATGAAACTTTGAAGTTTTTCAAGAAATATGATGCAGAACTTTTCGGAATTTCCGTCGACAGCAAATGGTGTCATCTCGCATTTTCACAATCAAGAAATTTACACTTTCCATTACTCGCAGATTTTGAAGCCAAAGGAGAAATCGCCAAGCAGTATGGCGTTTACGATGAGGAAGAAGGAGAATGCAAACGCGCACTTTTCGTTATCAACAAAGATGGCATCATCGAATGGAGTTATCTGTCGCCAACAGCCATTAATCCTGGCGCAGACGGAATTTTAGAAGCTTTAGAAACCCTTAACACCAAATAA
- a CDS encoding YoaK family protein, giving the protein MEQPIISSPKIVALSGSVKMQERLAIFLALIAGYVDATGLIQWKTYVSFMSGNTTSLGAAVSTGKLGIIITSFTVIICFLLGIYAGTCLSLWKRIKNQILTFYIVAGILIFYSIIAYFYMINNVVSVATIGFSMGIMNTIVTSVGKQKINTDFVTGTLNSLARNTATMTMTTDKAEKEESKSNAIHLLLLWFGFLAGAFAAPFLLGYLKDWTLILPALLLIFCGSLLSVLHIKL; this is encoded by the coding sequence ATGGAACAGCCTATCATTTCCTCACCGAAGATTGTCGCTCTGTCCGGGTCAGTAAAAATGCAGGAAAGATTAGCCATATTCCTTGCGTTGATTGCAGGCTACGTGGATGCAACAGGATTGATACAGTGGAAAACCTACGTCTCTTTTATGAGTGGGAATACGACTTCACTTGGAGCGGCAGTTTCAACCGGTAAACTGGGAATCATTATCACTTCATTTACTGTTATAATCTGTTTTCTTTTAGGAATTTATGCCGGAACTTGTCTCTCGTTATGGAAGAGAATTAAGAACCAAATATTAACATTTTACATCGTTGCAGGAATTCTGATTTTTTATTCGATAATTGCTTATTTTTATATGATCAATAATGTGGTATCTGTTGCGACAATTGGGTTTTCAATGGGAATAATGAACACGATTGTAACTTCTGTAGGCAAACAAAAAATAAATACAGACTTCGTAACCGGAACTTTGAACAGCCTGGCCAGAAATACTGCAACAATGACGATGACCACTGATAAAGCAGAAAAAGAAGAATCGAAATCGAATGCCATTCATCTTTTGCTCTTATGGTTTGGCTTTTTAGCAGGTGCTTTCGCAGCTCCTTTCCTACTCGGTTATTTAAAAGACTGGACTTTGATTCTTCCGGCACTGTTGTTAATATTTTGCGGATCACTGCTTTCAGTTTTACATATTAAACTTTAA
- a CDS encoding M17 family peptidase N-terminal domain-containing protein: protein MKTTNLKNTLKIFLFASIFISTPQIYSAQTTVQTTPANTSKIWGKVDGIAIEGMVQGPSTEIAPLQIACVFEYTEGDIFNSPPALPAAVNGMVHLDESLKGLITDLRKSGKFAGHSLETLLITPPSGTIGAKKLLLIGLGDRNRFTPELMQQVASVGMEEALRLGVTKYGFATDLKDAGIDSPTAEVAGYGVTGAINAYRTQLYLKDKKMSSFKPIEKITLLAGPAFFTTAGEGITKAIGALNK, encoded by the coding sequence ATGAAAACTACAAATCTTAAAAACACGCTAAAAATATTTTTATTTGCATCAATATTTATTTCCACTCCGCAAATATATTCTGCCCAGACAACCGTTCAGACAACGCCTGCAAACACATCAAAAATCTGGGGGAAAGTGGACGGAATCGCCATCGAAGGAATGGTACAGGGACCTTCCACAGAGATTGCGCCGTTACAGATCGCCTGCGTTTTTGAATATACAGAAGGTGATATTTTCAATTCGCCACCGGCTCTTCCGGCTGCTGTAAACGGAATGGTTCACCTCGATGAAAGTCTGAAAGGCCTCATCACAGACCTTAGAAAATCCGGGAAATTTGCCGGACATTCCCTGGAAACACTGTTGATTACGCCACCTTCCGGAACTATCGGAGCAAAGAAACTGTTACTCATCGGTTTGGGCGACCGGAATAGATTCACTCCAGAACTGATGCAGCAGGTTGCAAGTGTCGGGATGGAAGAAGCACTGCGATTGGGTGTCACCAAATATGGTTTTGCAACCGATTTAAAAGATGCGGGAATAGATTCGCCAACCGCTGAAGTTGCAGGATATGGCGTGACCGGAGCTATCAATGCGTACCGAACTCAGCTTTATTTAAAGGATAAAAAAATGTCTTCATTCAAACCGATTGAGAAAATAACATTGCTTGCCGGACCAGCGTTTTTTACCACTGCAGGAGAAGGAATTACGAAAGCCATTGGGGCATTAAACAAATAA
- a CDS encoding cupin domain-containing protein → MKNESLSFKYELEKKEPRTNDGGTTRGASVKDFPASIGIAGVSMRLQPGSMRELHWHANAAEWAYVISGTVRTTIIHPDGHSYTDNFEPGDVWYFPKGYGHSIQATGTEECHFILIFDNGNFSEDHTFSVTDFVSSVPPKIVAQNLGLTLEEVAALPQKEAYFAAGIVPDEISFTAEARPSESDIELTSFHRYPLHSQQPRIVPGGGLQRLVTSKEFPISSTMSGSVLELQPGALREMHWHPNADEWQYFISGQAEMSVFLAESTCVTEQFSAGDVGYVPMGAGHYIKNTGDTVCRILIGFNSGHYESIDLSQWLSGNPKDVVVTNFGLKDGEIEKFPKEKIFIKP, encoded by the coding sequence ATGAAAAACGAATCATTAAGTTTCAAATACGAACTGGAAAAAAAAGAACCAAGAACCAACGATGGCGGAACTACAAGAGGCGCTTCTGTCAAAGATTTCCCTGCTTCTATCGGCATTGCAGGAGTTTCTATGAGACTGCAGCCGGGAAGTATGCGAGAACTTCACTGGCACGCGAACGCCGCCGAATGGGCTTACGTAATTTCAGGAACGGTTCGTACCACGATAATTCATCCTGATGGACACAGCTATACTGATAATTTTGAGCCGGGCGATGTTTGGTATTTTCCAAAAGGTTATGGTCACTCGATTCAGGCGACGGGAACGGAAGAATGTCATTTCATTTTAATTTTCGATAACGGTAATTTTTCTGAAGACCACACGTTCAGCGTAACTGATTTTGTTTCGTCTGTTCCACCCAAAATTGTTGCTCAGAATTTAGGATTGACATTGGAAGAAGTGGCGGCTTTACCTCAGAAGGAAGCCTATTTCGCAGCGGGAATTGTTCCTGATGAAATATCGTTTACCGCTGAAGCCCGCCCGAGTGAATCTGATATCGAACTCACAAGTTTTCACCGTTATCCTTTGCATTCTCAACAGCCGAGAATTGTTCCCGGCGGAGGTTTGCAGAGATTGGTGACGAGTAAAGAATTCCCAATCAGCAGTACAATGTCGGGTTCTGTTTTGGAGTTGCAACCCGGAGCTTTGAGAGAAATGCACTGGCATCCGAATGCGGACGAATGGCAGTATTTTATTTCCGGACAGGCAGAAATGTCGGTTTTCCTGGCAGAATCTACCTGCGTTACAGAGCAGTTCAGTGCCGGAGATGTGGGCTACGTTCCAATGGGAGCCGGACATTACATCAAAAATACAGGCGACACGGTTTGCAGAATTTTAATTGGCTTCAACAGCGGTCATTATGAATCGATTGATTTGAGCCAATGGTTATCCGGAAATCCGAAAGATGTTGTTGTAACCAACTTTGGTTTGAAAGATGGCGAAATAGAGAAATTTCCGAAAGAGAAAATTTTCATTAAACCTTAA